TCGACGTCTCTATTTCGACATGAAACGGCGCCCTTCCCGGGGGAACGTCAATCGAGTTCGATGTCGATCTCGTTTTCAGTGATGTGCAGATACGTGAGATACTCCGCAGACGTCGTGGACCCAAACGAGAGCGTTCCCGTCGAAGTACTCTCGTCGACGCGACTGGACCCGCCGGGACCGTCTGTCACCGTGAGGTCGTACTGCGGACCCAGCAGTCCCATGTAATGGGTGACGAGGAAGCCAAGCTTGGCCGTCTCACCCACGTCACGCTGGCCGGGATCGACGCCGTGGACGTCGAGGGTCTTCGTCGGGCCGGTGATCGACTCACTGGTGATCTGTGACCCGAAGTACCACTTGTTCGAACTGCCACTGACGCCCGGCATGGCCTCGATATCGTCGTACGTCATGGTAACGTCGCCGAGCAGATCGACTGTCAGCTCGCCGCTGGGACACGACACGGAAACATCGGCATTGGTGTTTGGGTCGATCGTCTCGTTGCGCCACTCCTCGTGGATGTAGTCGCTGCCGGTGTCGTTGAAGTAATAGACGCTGAGTCGGAGCTCGCCGTCGAAGGAGCCACTCTTGCACTTGCCGGGATTCGAGGACTGAAAGTGCGCTTCGAACCCCTCGTCGCCTTCGTCTGCGTACAACGACCAGTGCATGTTACCGTAGTGGCCGTCCGGATTGAGTGTGAGTTCGAAGTCGGTCACCGGATGCGTCGACGCGATCCCCTGGACGGAGAGAGAATTGCCGTCCAGTGGCATCGCGAAGTCACCGACGCTGCCGCCGACGGTCTCTAGGGTGAGTTGCACCGACTGGTTGTTCTTGTAGATCTCGATATCGCCGTCAGTTCGCTGGTTGAAGTACCGAGCCCACCCCAGGTAGTAGCGACTTTCGACAGTGATACGGACGGTCCCGTTGCGGATCGGATTGTCGTAGGGCAACTCGTTGCCCGCGGCGTTGGGATCGTACGGGGCACCGATCTCACTGGACCCATCCGGCGTCCCAGAGCTGTTTGGGAAGACGTTCCGGGCACGCTCTCCTGGCCGGACGACCGCCCGTGGACCGCCGGACGCGGCATCGATATCCGTGTTTGCGAGGCGAACGATCGGCAGGGCCAACGTCGCCGACCGGTAGTGAAATTCCGGCGGCGAGAGTAACAAACTGCCGCCGTTTGCCCCGCGTCGCCAGACGCCACCACCCTGATAGGCGATTTCCGTCTCGCCCGACATGAAGACGAGCGCACCCAGGGATTCGTTGTACATCGTCTCCGTCCGCTTCTCTTTGCTGTAATTGTAGTGGGTGACTGTGATTCGGCCGGCGTCCGGTCGGACCTCGTAGGAGCCTGCCCCGGTGCCAAAAGTCACCGACTGGGTATCGGCGTCACCGAGTCCAACCAGTGCCGCCCGCGAGTCAAACAGGGTCATCGAGTTGATCGCCCGCTCGGTGCCGACCTGTTTCTGGGTGTCGTTCAATGCCGTCGTGCCGACGACGCCCAGAATCGCGACGCCACTGACGATCAGCCCGAGCAACAACACTGTCCCGAGTGCCTCCGACTGAGCGCGCTCACCGGACCCGGGATCGATCATCACCGAGAATTCGTGATCAGCGGGGATAAGTCGACTGGCCGTTGCCGGTACGGTCGATTCACAACGAGCACGTGACCGAACGATACAATCACGAAGTAGAAACCGTTTAGTGGCCAAGCGAAAACAGTTCGGTGGGAACACACGACCGCAAATCTGACTCGTCGCGCGGGCGTCGATGACGCCTCAGGCCTCTTTCGCCGTGCGCGACTCGGGATTGCGGACGTGTCCGGCAGTTCGGGGTCCGAATGGACCTGCGAGCGGCCACACGTAGCGGTCTGTGTCGTTCCAATCTCAGACCATGGCACGAATGCACACACGCCGTCGTGGCTCGTCCGATTCGGACAAGCCCGCGGCAGACGATCCGCCGGAGTGGAGTGACGTGGACAGCGAGGCAATCGAACAGCGCGTCGTCGAACTCGCAGAACAGGGCCACGAGCCCAGCGAGATCGGCATCAAACTTCGAGACGAAGGCGTCCAGGGGACCCCGATCCCGGACGTCTCGCTGGCCACTGGCAAGAAGGTGACCGAGATTCTCGACGACCACGACGCCGCGCCCGAGCTTCCGGAAGACCTCCGGAACCTGATGGCGCGGGCCATTCGCCTCCGTGAACACATGGAGGACAACCCCGTCGACCACCAGAACAAGCGCGCCTTACAGAACACCGAGTCGAAGATCCGTCGCCTGGTCGATTACTACCGTGGCGACGAACTCGACGCGGACTTTACCTACAGCTACGACGTCGCCGTCGAGCTCCTCGAATAGATGGCCACGACCGGTCGCCAGTCGCCAGACGCCGACGCCCTCGCTTCGAGCCTCCGGGACGCCGGTTTCGTCCGGCTGGCCCCGGCAGCGACGGGTGACGGCATCGGGGCTGCTGGCGTCCTCGCGAAGACCCTCGATGCGATCGACATCCCGTTTCAGATCAGCGTCGTGACCGACGCTGCACCGACGCGGGCCACCGAAGCCGACCTCGTGGTCGCACTCGATCGAGCCAGTCCCGACGCCGACGCGACCATCGGCGAGCACCGAGCGGCGAGTGCGGCGGCGTTCGACGTCGCCCGGACACTCGCTTGCGAGCACGCCGATCCGGCACTGGCCGCCGCCGGGACCGTCGCTGCTGGCGCAGAACCAACAGGGACCCTCACGGAGGCACTCATCGAGGCGGGTATCGAACGCCGACCTGGCGTCGCTGTCCCGACCGACGACCTCGCGGACGGACTCGCTCACTCGACGCTCGTCCACGCCCCGTTCTCGGGCGATCCCGACGCCGTTCGGGACGTCTTAGAGACGGCGACCCGACCCGACGACGAGGAGACACGCCGTCAGGTCGCCTCGCGAGTCGCCCTCGAAACGATCGGTGCCGAGGGGGCGACAGCGCGAGCGGCGACCGCCGTCGAAGGCGTCTTGCGCCCACACGCAGGCGGCCCGTTCGGGACCGTCGGAGGCTACGGAGACGTCCTCAGGGCGACAGCGCGGGAAGACCCAGGCACGGCCGTCGCACTCGCGCTCGGCCACGACGTGCAAGCGGCCGCTCTGGAGGCCTGGCGAAGACACGCCAGTGCTGCACACGAGACGCTC
The sequence above is drawn from the Halorhabdus sp. CBA1104 genome and encodes:
- a CDS encoding 30S ribosomal protein S15, encoding MARMHTRRRGSSDSDKPAADDPPEWSDVDSEAIEQRVVELAEQGHEPSEIGIKLRDEGVQGTPIPDVSLATGKKVTEILDDHDAAPELPEDLRNLMARAIRLREHMEDNPVDHQNKRALQNTESKIRRLVDYYRGDELDADFTYSYDVAVELLE
- a CDS encoding recombinase RecJ; this encodes MATTGRQSPDADALASSLRDAGFVRLAPAATGDGIGAAGVLAKTLDAIDIPFQISVVTDAAPTRATEADLVVALDRASPDADATIGEHRAASAAAFDVARTLACEHADPALAAAGTVAAGAEPTGTLTEALIEAGIERRPGVAVPTDDLADGLAHSTLVHAPFSGDPDAVRDVLETATRPDDEETRRQVASRVALETIGAEGATARAATAVEGVLRPHAGGPFGTVGGYGDVLRATAREDPGTAVALALGHDVQAAALEAWRRHASAAHETLHAATVRRHAGLVVVGADGPIRTVARLLGAFRSPEALTLVHDGDRIGLAAARKRDATAVLESATASFDLSGQVTGDADLATQPYPGDIDALVTAIREVIRDE